One genomic window of Peromyscus maniculatus bairdii isolate BWxNUB_F1_BW_parent chromosome 2, HU_Pman_BW_mat_3.1, whole genome shotgun sequence includes the following:
- the Cnr2 gene encoding cannabinoid receptor 2, producing the protein MEGCWGLEVTNGSKSGLEFNPMKDYMILSDAQKIAVAVLCTLLGLLSALENVAVLYLILASQRLRRKPSYLFISSLAAADFLASVIFACNFVIFHVFHGVDSKAVFLLKIGSVTVTFTASVGSLLLTAVDRYLCLCYPPAYKALVTRGRALVALCVMWVLSALISYLPLMGWTCCPSPCSELFPLIPNDYLLGWLLFITILFVGIIYTYGYVLWKAHQHVASLAEHQDRQVPGIARMRLDVRLAKTLGLVLAVLLLCWFPALALMGHSLVTTLSDQVKEAFAFCSMLCLVNSMVNPIIYALRSGEIRSAAQHCLVGWKKYLPGLGTEGKEEVPKSSVTETEADVKTTAVPGSRSPGCSNC; encoded by the coding sequence atggagggatgctggggACTGGAGGTGACCAATGGCTCAAAGAGCGGCTTGGAGTTCAACCCGATGAAGGACTACATGATCCTGAGCGATGCCCAGAAGATCGCTGTGGCGGTGCTGTGTACCCTGCTGGGCCTGCTAAGTGCCCTGGAGAACGTGGCAGTGCTGTATCTTATCCTGGCCTCCCAGCGGCTCCGCAGGAAGCCCTCGTACCTGTTCATCAGCAGCTTGGCTGCAGCCGACTTCCTGGCCAGTGTGATCTTTGCCTGCAACTTCGTCATTTTCCACGTCTTCCACGGCGTTGACTCCAAGGCCGTCTTCCTGTTGAAGATTGGCAGCGTGACCGTGACCTTCACAGCCTCTGTGGGCAGCCTGCTGCTGACTGCTGTGGATAGATATCTATGTCTGTGCTACCCACCCGCGTACAAAGCTCTGGTCACCCGTGGGAGGGCACTGGTGGCCCTTTGTGTCATGTGGGTCCTCTCGGCGTTGATCTCCTACCTGCCACTCATGGGATGGACCTGTTGCCCTAGTCCTTGCTCTGAGCTCTTCCCTCTCATCCCCAATGACTATCTCCTGGGCTGGCTCCTGTTTATTACCATCCTCTTCGTCGGCATCATCTACACCTATGGCTATGTTCTCTGGAAAGCCCACCAGCATGTAGCCAGCTTGGCCGAGCATCAGGACAGGCAGGTGCCTGGGATAGCTCGGATGCGGCTAGATGTGAGGTTGGCCAAGACCCTGGGGCTGGTACTGGCTGTTCTGCTCCTATGCTGGTTCCCTGCATTGGCTCTCATGGGCCATAGCCTGGTCACCACGCTGAGTGACCAGGTCAAGGAGGCCTTTGCCTTCTGTTCCATGCTGTGCCTGGTTAACTCTATGGTCAACCCTATCATTTATGCCCTGCGAAGTGGAGAGATCCGCTCTGCTGCCCAGCACTGCCTGGTAGGCTGGAAGAAGTATCTACCGGGCCTCGGGACTGAGGGAAAAGAAGAAGTGCCAAAGTCCTCAGTTACAGAGACAGAGGCTGATGTGAAAACCACCGCGGTGCCTGGTTCCAGAAGTCCGGGCTGCTCCAATTGCTGA